The genomic segment GAGTGTCCTGCCCAGCCTGAAACCAATCTCCTTTGTCTCCTCAGGACTCCTACTTATCAGCTTCACCAGCCATTGCCCTGACGATGTCCGCTTTGCCAACAATACCCACTACCTTTCCTTCCCTGAGGACAGGAAGCAGGTGAATCTTTTTCTCTATCATTATAGTGGCTATCTCCTGCAAAGGGGTCTCTTCATTAACCGTCACTACATCTGCTGTCATTATATCAGCCACTATATAGGCGGCCATTTTTTTAATTTCCCTTTCAACCTTGCCAAGGCCCTCAATAAAGAAAAACGCATCAAAAAGCCTGATGACAGTCGGGATATGAAGCCTCTTATTCTGGCTTATAAGGTCATTCTCAGTAA from the Nitrospirota bacterium genome contains:
- a CDS encoding CBS domain-containing protein, which produces MLKAKDIMTKDVITVKPDATVEELAKLLTENRISGAPVVDDDGKLTGIVTENDLISQNKRLHIPTVIRLFDAFFFIEGLGKVEREIKKMAAYIVADIMTADVVTVNEETPLQEIATIMIEKKIHLLPVLREGKVVGIVGKADIVRAMAGEADK